The Apium graveolens cultivar Ventura chromosome 6, ASM990537v1, whole genome shotgun sequence genome contains a region encoding:
- the LOC141664453 gene encoding protein FAR1-RELATED SEQUENCE 5-like, protein MTRSLIELFNKSGIETGKVMKFLSETKGGVENLGFSNQDVRNVIRDIRRRVFDSGDAECGLLLLRELQENSFGNFFYRVDVDDENRVRGLVWVDPRSMNAYKNFGDVVTFDSTYRTNRYCMPFIPITGVNHHYQNILFGFALVRDETEASYKWVLRTWLEAVDNKPPRTIITDQDIALGNAIAEIEFNTCVYKSLTPTEFEGKWEHLVEKYDLEDYAWLNDMYAIRTQWIGAYTKQHFSAGMTTTSRNESTNSFFDEYVQSSTGLKEFIENSQKALETQYLKEVKADYDSQ, encoded by the exons ATGACGCGATCATTGATTGAGTTGTTTAACAAATCGGGAATTGAGACGGGCAAAGTAATGAAGTTTCTTAGCGAGACAAAGGGGGGTGTTGAAAATCTTGGTTTTTCTAATCAAGACGTACGTAATGTCATACGTGATATTCGGCGCCGAGTGTTTGATTCGGGTGATGCGGAATGTGGATTACTTTTGTTACGAGAACTACAAGAAAATAGTTTTGGTAATTTCTTTTATCGGGTGGATGTAGATGATGAGAATCGTGTACGGGGTTTGGTGTGGGTTGATCCTCGGTCCATGAACGCGTACAAGAATTTTGGTGATGTGGTTACATTTGATTCAACTTACCGGACGAATAGGTATTGTATGCCTTTCATACCTATTACGGGCGTaaaccaccattatcaaaatatACTATTTGGATTTGCCCTTGTAAGGGATGAGACTGAGGCATCGTATAAGTGGGTTTTGAGGACATGGTTGGAAGCCGTCGACAATAAACCGCCTCGAACAATTATTACTGATCAAGACATTGCATTGGGAAATGCCATTGCCGAG ATAGAGTTTAATACATGTGTGTACAAGTCGTTGACACCTACAGAATTTGAAGGTAAATGGGAGCATTTAGTCGAGAAGTACGATCTTGAGGATTATGCTTGGTTAAATGACATGTATGCTATTAGAACTCAATGGATTGGTGCTTACACGAAGCAACATTTTTCCGCCGGCATGACTACAACTTCAAGAAACGAGTCTACAAATTCTTTTTTTGATGAATATGTGCAATCATCTACCGGTTTGAAGGAATTCATTGAGAACTCCCAAAAGGCTTTGGAGACACAATATCTGAAGGAGGTTAAAGCCGATTATGACAGCCAATAA